The Streptomyces sp. NBC_01353 genome contains a region encoding:
- a CDS encoding PadR family transcriptional regulator, whose product MSLKHAVLAALLEGEASGYDLAKIFDVSVANFWAATPQQLYRELDRLSDAGLIAARVVQQERRPNKRMFSLTDAGRQDLMAFTAQPPRPTAIRDELMVQVQACDEGDTDAVRGFVEERMEWARGKLARWERLREWMLNGRDEATYLREAERIGPYLTLMRGRSLEEENLRWGEQVLEILDQRRTVRQQA is encoded by the coding sequence ATGTCCCTCAAGCACGCGGTCCTGGCAGCTCTCCTGGAGGGCGAGGCGTCCGGATACGACCTGGCCAAGATCTTCGACGTGTCCGTGGCCAACTTCTGGGCCGCCACGCCGCAGCAGCTCTACCGGGAGTTGGACCGGCTCTCCGACGCAGGTCTCATCGCCGCCCGTGTCGTACAGCAGGAACGGCGCCCGAACAAGCGGATGTTCTCGCTCACCGACGCGGGACGCCAGGACCTGATGGCGTTCACGGCGCAGCCGCCGCGTCCGACCGCCATCCGTGACGAGCTGATGGTCCAGGTCCAGGCCTGCGACGAGGGCGACACCGACGCGGTGCGCGGTTTCGTCGAGGAGCGGATGGAGTGGGCCCGGGGCAAGCTGGCACGGTGGGAGCGGCTGCGGGAGTGGATGCTCAACGGCCGGGACGAGGCCACGTACCTCCGCGAGGCGGAGCGGATCGGCCCCTATCTCACGCTGATGCGGGGCCGCTCCCTCGAGGAGGAGAACCTGCGCTGGGGCGAGCAGGTGCTCGAGATCCTGGACCAGCGCCGGACCGTGCGTCAGCAGGCCTGA